The window CGAAATCATATCAGTGGAAGCGATAAATATTACATCAGCTGATGATCCAAATGCAGAGTTACCCCAAACAATGAAATAAAATCGTATTGTTTAACATATGCCAGAAGTATAAAATTAGTTTTTTACTTCTGGCATTATTCTTGGTTTTAAATATCAGTCTATTTAATTTAGAGCAAACTATTTAAACCAAATGCAAAGAAAAAACCTCTCTTATATTGATTTCATTTTTAGGAGTGGTTTATACATTCTCATCACAACATTACCTCTTTTTAGCATTTCGGCTCAAGAAAGATGTGCCGTACCAAAAATACTCGAAGAAAGAGCTCGTAATAACCCTAATTTAAGTACCCAACAATTTGAAAATTGGCTTTCTAGTCAACAAATATTACAGAAAGTTTTATCCCCTCTCAGAACACGGCAAGAAAAAGTTACAGTACCCGTTGTTTTTCACATCATTCATAATGGAGAAGCAATAGGAACAGGAGGTAACTTATCAAAAGAACGTATAGACAGACAGCTGGAAATATTGAATGAAGATTTCAATAGACTTAATGCCGATACAACTGAAACTTTAGATGAATTTAAAGCTTTGGCATCTTCTTTCGATATTGAATTCATTTACGCCAAACAAGACCCTGATGGCTTTGAAACATCCGGAATTGTAAGAATACCAGGAAGCCTAGTTGATTATAGTTATCAAGAAAGATCTATACTTACAGCAGAGAGCTATTGGCCAGCAGAGGATTATTTAAATATATGGGTAGCTGATCTAGCGGGAGGTAGTTTAGGATGGGCTGAATTTCCAATTTCTAATCTTGAAGGTTTGGAGGAAGCCAGTAATAATCGATTAATTGATGGAGTTACCATTGATTATGTATTTTTTGGAGAAAACCCTGATAGCCCAACCTTTGAAAGTAAAGGAAGAACCCTGACACATGAAATGGGACATTTTTTTGGATTAAGGCATATTTGGGGTGATGGCGGCTGTTCTGTAGATGACTTTTGTGAAGATACGCCTACCGCTAGAAATTCAAGCACAGGTTGTAATCTTGGAAAAATTACTTGTGAAAGTTTAGATATGGTACAAAACTTCATGGATTATACTAATGATGCCTGCATGAATATATTTACTGAAGATCAAAAATCTAGAGTTAGAACGGTTGTAGAAAATAGCCCTAGAAGGTTGAGTCTGACAAGCTCACCTGCATTAGAAGCACCTCCAGTATATGATGTAGATTTAGGCTTATCCGAAGTAAATTCAAGATATACAGGAAGTTGCAGTGGAAATTTCAACCCTCAAATAACGGTAAAGAATCAAGGATTGCTTCCTATTGGCAATTATAGTGTTCAATTATTTGTTAATGATATCTTAGAAGAATCAATTATAGTAGAGGACACACTCAATAGCGGAGAAGAAAAAACCATTTATTTTTCACTATTGAATTTTAATGAAATGGGCGAATATTCAATTTTTTACAATGTTGATTTAATAGGAAGTTTTCTGGATGAAAGAACCGATAATAACAAAAAAATAGAATATTATCAAAGAATACAACAAGCAAGTCTGCCATATGAAAAGTCTTTCAATAACATTACTCCATGGATTATTCGTAATCCAGATGAAGAAGAAAGCTGGCAGATATTTGATGTGGGTCTCGGAGTTCCTTTTTATGGTAATAGACAAAATTTTGGCGAAAGAGAAGATATTATTTCTCCGATCTTTGATTTTACAACTATAGATGTCCCCGAATTAAGTTTCGTATTTTCACAAGTTGGTGATTCTATTCCTAATAATATAAAAATTTATGCTTCCTACGATTGCGGAAGAACGTTTAATGATTTAATTTTTTCCAATTCAATTACCGATTTATCTACAGCCTATCCTACAGATACTGTATTTATACCCGCACATAGATTAGATTGGGATACCGTAAAAATCGATTTAAATAGATTGAAAGATGAACCCTCAGTTTGCTTTAGCATAGTGGCTGAAAACCGCCTGTCTAACAACTTTTACATTAATGAATTCCGTGTACAGGAATCAAGTAAAAAAAATAGAGAAATTGATATTATAAGATGGGAAGATGTAAACCCTTTAGTCTGTAATGAAACTCTTGAAGGAGTAATAACAGTTAAAAATGTAGGTAGAGAAAATATTGATAGTTATGAGATTCAAATTTTAGAAAACGACAATCTCGTAAATGAATTCACCATGAATAATGAAGTTCTCGTTCCCGGGCAGGAAACCCAAATTAACTTAATCATACCAGTTCCAAGTTCAAATATTAATGAATATGAAATTCAGGTAATTACTCCTTCAAATGATGCAGATATTGTGAATTCACTTTATTTACCATTCTCAAATGACTGTGTTGAGGAATTACCTCCTTTACGCTTAAGTTTAAACGAAAATGGGAGAGATAATTGGTATGAATTCAATCCTGATAAAGATGCAGGCTGGACTTTTAATCCCAATCTGTTAGCAGTAAACAGTAATTCTTCTCAAATTAATACAAAGGGTTCTGAGGATTGGTTAATTAGCCCATTACTTGACGTGAGTAGGGTAAATTATTTAGGATTGATTTTTGATATTTCTTATCGCAAGCCTTTTAGGCAATCTGAAACCTTTGAAATATATATTTCAGATGAAGGAGGTAAATATTTTAAGTCATTAATCTATAGCAAATCCGGAGATTCATTAGCCACCTCTTTAGGTAATGATATAAAGGAGCAACTCATATGGAGAAATGAGTTTGTTGATTTATCTCCCTATGTATTCCGAAATAAAATTAGATTAGCGTTTAAAATAAAACATGATAATGGGCAAGATGTAAATTTAAAAAACATTACATTTTTTGTAGGTCAATCTCCGCCTCCAGCCTATCCGAATACTCTTGAGCCATTTGTTATCTACCCAAATCCAGTACAAAATGAAATTAATTTACATCTGAATCTAGAAATAGCAGAAGAGGCATTTTTTCAAATATTGGATTTAAACGGTAAAGTGATGTTGGAATTCATTGAACCTAAAATTCTCAATCAGTTTATAAGCTTTGATGTATCTCAATTAGCGGCAGGTGTTTACATTCTTAGATTAAATACTGATAGAATAACTGCAA is drawn from Marivirga arenosa and contains these coding sequences:
- a CDS encoding M43 family zinc metalloprotease: MQRKNLSYIDFIFRSGLYILITTLPLFSISAQERCAVPKILEERARNNPNLSTQQFENWLSSQQILQKVLSPLRTRQEKVTVPVVFHIIHNGEAIGTGGNLSKERIDRQLEILNEDFNRLNADTTETLDEFKALASSFDIEFIYAKQDPDGFETSGIVRIPGSLVDYSYQERSILTAESYWPAEDYLNIWVADLAGGSLGWAEFPISNLEGLEEASNNRLIDGVTIDYVFFGENPDSPTFESKGRTLTHEMGHFFGLRHIWGDGGCSVDDFCEDTPTARNSSTGCNLGKITCESLDMVQNFMDYTNDACMNIFTEDQKSRVRTVVENSPRRLSLTSSPALEAPPVYDVDLGLSEVNSRYTGSCSGNFNPQITVKNQGLLPIGNYSVQLFVNDILEESIIVEDTLNSGEEKTIYFSLLNFNEMGEYSIFYNVDLIGSFLDERTDNNKKIEYYQRIQQASLPYEKSFNNITPWIIRNPDEEESWQIFDVGLGVPFYGNRQNFGEREDIISPIFDFTTIDVPELSFVFSQVGDSIPNNIKIYASYDCGRTFNDLIFSNSITDLSTAYPTDTVFIPAHRLDWDTVKIDLNRLKDEPSVCFSIVAENRLSNNFYINEFRVQESSKKNREIDIIRWEDVNPLVCNETLEGVITVKNVGRENIDSYEIQILENDNLVNEFTMNNEVLVPGQETQINLIIPVPSSNINEYEIQVITPSNDADIVNSLYLPFSNDCVEELPPLRLSLNENGRDNWYEFNPDKDAGWTFNPNLLAVNSNSSQINTKGSEDWLISPLLDVSRVNYLGLIFDISYRKPFRQSETFEIYISDEGGKYFKSLIYSKSGDSLATSLGNDIKEQLIWRNEFVDLSPYVFRNKIRLAFKIKHDNGQDVNLKNITFFVGQSPPPAYPNTLEPFVIYPNPVQNEINLHLNLEIAEEAFFQILDLNGKVMLEFIEPKILNQFISFDVSQLAAGVYILRLNTDRITATERFIVIK